A DNA window from Phragmites australis chromosome 11, lpPhrAust1.1, whole genome shotgun sequence contains the following coding sequences:
- the LOC133885514 gene encoding uncharacterized protein LOC133885514 — protein sequence MMWRLNPSTLNPPALSADDDAAAQEKLPWVLLELQAYVAKRDNSTTAFSKTWDGKQIQVTFCPRRPPRVSYVCVHSPDAAEIHIEPTILAVEDELVLLSIRVGPQEDAPENVDYYVYQADDGSGGPSLTHLPRPPSPYFFDASDMGILRYRTDDQSGVFLRPHRPDDDTGYVVAGLHRAPSGQPPGQFDLCLYDSKCGDWKTHTVSLNHHQQQQHGGNEFYHRNCKVMAIGGDAGTMAFVDLWRGILFCDVRPAEGKPIPLLRYVALPEPLQSNKTLQGDARLYRNIAVVGDRLKYVELQLHWKASVVYRDTYFRDGWMAATWSRPATNSSSDDDRWREDSRIMDSKDLKVDNNPHFELLPMVQNDEGMTLPPFKRLDVCQPVLGLEEDAADIIYFTTKIDRVDANAWVVAVDMKNKELLGVAAFNATRYMGINFAYVHGRISKHLKSAPGAQGSLKRPGIVLPRPSSK from the exons ATGATGTGGCGTCTGAACCCGTCCACCCTCAATCCGCCCGCCCTCTCCGCCGACGACGACGCTGCTGCCCAAGAAAAACTCCCCTGGGTGCTCCTCGAGCTGCAGGCCTACGTCGCCAAGCGCGACAACTCCACCACCGCCTTCTCCAAGACATGGGATGGCAAGCAGATCCAGGTCACCTTCTGCCCTCGCCGCCCGCCGCGCGTCTCCTACGTTTGCGTCCACAGCCCTGATGCCGCCGAGATCCATATAGAGCCGACGATCCTCGCCGTGGAGGACGAACTCGTCCTCCTCAGCATCAGAGTCGGTCCTCAAGAGGACGCACCGGAGAATGTCGACTACTACGTCTACCAGGCCGACGATGGGTCAGGGGGGCCGTCGCTCACGCACCTCCCGCGGCCCCCCAGCCCCTATTTCTTCGATGCCAGCGACATGGGCATCCTACGCTACCGCACTGACGACCAAAGCGGGGTCTTCCTGCGCCCCCACCGCCCCGACGACGACACAGGATACGTTGTCGCCGGACTCCATCGAGCACCCTCGGGGCAGCCCCCAGGACAGTTCGACCTCTGTCTCTACGACTCAAAGTGTGGAGATTGGAAGACCCACACTGTATCTCTgaaccaccaccagcagcagcagcatggtGGCAATGAATTTTACCATAGAAACTGCAAGGTGATGGCAATAGGAGGAGATGCTGGCACAATGGCCTTCGTCGACCTCTGGCGGGGCATCCTCTTCTGTGATGTGCGTCCAGCGGAAGGCAAACCCATCCCCCTGCTTCGTTACGTCGCGTTGCCGGAGCCTCTCCAGAGTAACAAGACACTCCAGGGCGATGCACGCCTTTATCGGAACATTGCCGTCGTTGGAGATCGCCTCAAGTACGTAGAGCTGCAGCTTCACTGGAAGGCTAGTGTGGTCTACAGGGATACCTACTTCAGGGACGGTTGGATGGCTGCTACATGGAGCAGGCCGGCTACTAATTCTTCCTCGGACGATGATCGTTGGCGCGAGGACAGCAGGATCATGGATTCCAAGGATCTGAAGGTCGACAACAACCCGCATTTCGAGCTCCTCCCCATGGTGCAGAACGATGAAGGCATGACTTTGCCACCCTTCAAGAGACTTGACGTGTGTCAACCCGTGCTTGGCCTGGAAGAAGATGCTGCTGATATCATTTACTTTACGACCAAGATCGACCGGGTGGATGCCAATGCATGGGTGGTTGCTGTGGatatgaagaacaaggagctacTAGGAGTAGCTGCCTTCAATGCAACAAGATACATGGGCATCAACTTCGCCTACGTGCACGGTAGGATCTCCAAGCATCTGAAGAGCGCTCCAG GTGCACAGGGGAGCCTGAAACGACCAGGGATTGTGCTGCCGCGACCCTCTAGCAAGTAG